The Stutzerimonas stutzeri genome segment GGAGTCGTCGAAGCGGTCAGCGAGTTGCCGGTGATGGTCGACAGCGGCTTCCGCCGCGGCACGGACGTATTGAAGGCGTTGGCGCTGGGCGCACGCATGGTGTTCATCGGCCGGCCCTTCAACTACGCGGCGGCCTATGCGGGCGAGGCGGGCGTGACCCATGCGATCGACCTGCTGGCGGCCGAACTGCAACGTGACATGGCACTGCTGGGGCTGACCCGGATCGAGGAGGTCACCCGGGCATGCCTGGTCAATAACAAAAAATAGAGCGTGAAGCCGATAGCGGAGGGTTTATGGGACGCGGACTGTTATCAGGACTGTGGGACGTTGAAGCCGCCATCTATGCTGGCCCGCCGCCGCTGGAGGATCGTTTTCAGCTCGGCCTGCAGCGCGCGGAAACGGCGTTGCGTGCGGCGCGTGCCGAGGCCGAACGCCATGGCTGGGCGGTGTCCATTGCTGTCGTCGATACCGCGGGCGAACCGCTTGGCCTGGTCAAGCTCGACGGCAGTCCGCCCGACAGCGCCCGCTGCGCGATCAGAAAGGCGCAACAGGTCGCCGCCCAGCAAGTCGCCCGGGTCGGCGAGACGTCGCCGAGGTTCGGTGCGGGGCATCTCCGCTACGGTCTCGACGCCATCGCGCTCTACGTGGAGGAACGCTGCATCGGCGCGGTTGCCGTGCATGGCGTCCATCGCAGCGAAGCCGCGCAGGTGGCCCAGGCGGGCGCCGAGGCGGTCGAGCGAACGGGCTGAATCCGGTGGTGCCCCTCAGGCTGAGGCTGCGGATATCCCGCCTTTGGTCAGAACACGTGCCTCGATATGTGCTTGGATATTTCCACCATCGAGGTCTTGCCGGTGAATTCGAACTTTACCTGGCCCAGCGACGAGAAATAGATTTCCAGCTCGGAGTCCAGGTCGAAGGTGCCGGACGTTTCCACCGAATAGGCGACGATGTTCTTGTAGGGCAGGGAGGTGAAATCCTTCTTGCTGCCGGTGAGGCCCTGCACGTTGACCGCGATGATCCGCTGGGTGGTGAACACCACGCCGTCGCGCATCGACTTGTACGCGTCGATGACCTGCTCGCCGTCCAGCAGCAAGGCCCTGACCCGCTCGGCGTATTCGTCGTTCTGCTTGAGCTTGAAGAAGCCTTTGTTGTTGAAGTCGATCATTCAGTTTTCCCCTTTGGCCCTTGCCTTGGTGTCCATGTGTCGCTCTGCGAGCGTCCCCGATCCGCCATACAGGCCTTGGGTAACGTCTATGCCTGACGCCGCGACGATATGCCGAGCGCCGGTCGGGTCGCCGACTTGAGGTCGACAACCGGGCGCTGTACGTGTTTTCCTGCGCGCTCTTTCTTCCTGCCAATGAACCGTCGACGAGCTATTCAGCTGATCGTAGCGGAGCAGATGCCATCG includes the following:
- a CDS encoding heme-binding protein, giving the protein MGRGLLSGLWDVEAAIYAGPPPLEDRFQLGLQRAETALRAARAEAERHGWAVSIAVVDTAGEPLGLVKLDGSPPDSARCAIRKAQQVAAQQVARVGETSPRFGAGHLRYGLDAIALYVEERCIGAVAVHGVHRSEAAQVAQAGAEAVERTG
- a CDS encoding PH domain-containing protein, which codes for MIDFNNKGFFKLKQNDEYAERVRALLLDGEQVIDAYKSMRDGVVFTTQRIIAVNVQGLTGSKKDFTSLPYKNIVAYSVETSGTFDLDSELEIYFSSLGQVKFEFTGKTSMVEISKHISRHVF